CAAAAAGAAAGGATTTCGGACATATTGAGTAATGTTCAGGCTAGTTATCTAATAACAGACGAATTGACTTTTAAGGTTAGTGGAACGTTGAGAACACAGGACAAAAACAACACTGGTTTTCAAAATGCTATAACAAATGTCCCACTTAATGGTTATTCAGGAAACGTAGGGTATAGAAGCCTTAATGCAGAGCAGGATAAGCAAATAGAGACAACTTTGAATTATAACAAAGATTTAGGAGGAAGTAGATTAGGGTTACTTGCTGGATATCAATACCAGGATGTGATTTCTGATGGCTTTGGAGTTCAAAACCAAAACTTCTTGACAGACATTCTAGGAGCGGATAATATTGGTACTGGTTTAGGAATCAGGTCAAATCCGGGCTTTATTGGCTCTTATAAAAATGAGTATAAGTTAGTTTCTTTCTTTGGTCGTGCACAGTATACTTTGGCAGATAAGTATTTCGCTACTGTAAACCTTAGACGTGACGGTTCTACCAAGTTTGGTGAAAACAATAAATGGGGATTCTTCCCATCTGCTTCTGTTGGTTGGGCTATTTCAGAAGAAGCATTTTTGAAAGGAAGCGATGTAGTGACCAACTTGAAGTTGAGAGCTAACTGGGGTCGAGTAGGAAACTCGAATGGTATAAATCCATTACAAGCTCAGTCTGTTTATGGTCCAGCTGGTTCATATTATGATGGTGTTTCTGGTTCGTTTTTACCAGCCTATGCAATTCAATCCAACCCAAATCCAGATTTGAAATGGGAGGTTAATCAGAGTTATGGAGTAGGTCTTGACTATACTTTGTGGAAAGGTAAACTTCAGGGTTCTATTGATTGGTATACAAGAGATACACAAGATTTATTATACACTGTTAATGCACCTCAAGAGAAAGGATATGTTTTCCCTACTATTTTGGCAAACATTGGTAGTATGAAAAATAAAGGATTTGAAATCACGGCTTCTTACCAGTGGATAGATACGCAGAAATTTGGATTTAGCTCAACATTTGCTGGTTCGTTCAATGAGAATGAAGTTGTAAGTCTTCAAAATAGTGAATTTGCTGCTCCTGATCAGGTTTTCCTTCAGTCAAGTTTAGGTGACTTTATTAGAGGTACATCCGCTGTTAATTTCTCAGTTTTACAAGCAGGTTACCCAGTTGGTGTATTTTACGGATATCAAGTGTCTGATATAAACGAAAGCGGAAAATATGTTTTCAAAGATTTGGATGGTAATGGTTCAATAGATGATAACGATAGAACTTACATTGGAAACCCAACTCCAACATTTGTGGGAAGTTTAACTAACAACTTCAATTTTGGAAATTTTGCCTTGACTTTCATGTTGCAAAGTAACCTAGGAGGAAAGGTTATGAATACAAACGCTTTACTTTTAGGAAAGCAGAATGGACGTATTCCTGAATCAAATGGCCTAGTGTCTACGCTAACTTCTCCAGTAAATGATGATCAAACAGTATCGATGGATTATTACGTTGAGAATGCAAACTTCTTAAGACTGAATAATGCTAGACTTGGATATAATCTTCCAAAAACTGGAAACGTACTTAATAGAGCGAACATTTTTATA
This portion of the Spirosomataceae bacterium TFI 002 genome encodes:
- a CDS encoding iron complex outermembrane recepter protein, with translation MNNLTQLGRLRLSNGLQCISLKSTFALVFAALISFSSLAQSVSVKGKVTDGDAFGLPGVTIQVKGSSNGVATDVEGNYVINDVPSKATLVFSFVGMNTQEIAVDGKTTINVTLSDDAQTLEEIVVVGYGTQKRKEISGTVTSLGSKDFNAGLVTDPLQAAAGKVAGLVITQSSGDPNAAPTVRLRGTGSLTAGSEPLYVIDGVVGAPIQNVNPNDILTMDILRDASSAAIYGARGANGVIILTTKRGKSGVPSVDVNISMSTENISQRPDMMNGAQFREAATKYNQPFNDNGANTNWLDAITRTATTQNYNVGVSGGNDKSSYRASLGYLDQVGTLIGSGRDRLNARLNLDTKALNDKLLFAFNFSASQTNADIAQLMALGLAVNSRPTDPLYNSDGSYYQEPGTFSNFNPLAVVENRSQKERISDILSNVQASYLITDELTFKVSGTLRTQDKNNTGFQNAITNVPLNGYSGNVGYRSLNAEQDKQIETTLNYNKDLGGSRLGLLAGYQYQDVISDGFGVQNQNFLTDILGADNIGTGLGIRSNPGFIGSYKNEYKLVSFFGRAQYTLADKYFATVNLRRDGSTKFGENNKWGFFPSASVGWAISEEAFLKGSDVVTNLKLRANWGRVGNSNGINPLQAQSVYGPAGSYYDGVSGSFLPAYAIQSNPNPDLKWEVNQSYGVGLDYTLWKGKLQGSIDWYTRDTQDLLYTVNAPQEKGYVFPTILANIGSMKNKGFEITASYQWIDTQKFGFSSTFAGSFNENEVVSLQNSEFAAPDQVFLQSSLGDFIRGTSAVNFSVLQAGYPVGVFYGYQVSDINESGKYVFKDLDGNGSIDDNDRTYIGNPTPTFVGSLTNNFNFGNFALTFMLQSNLGGKVMNTNALLLGKQNGRIPESNGLVSTLTSPVNDDQTVSMDYYVENANFLRLNNARLGYNLPKTGNVLNRANIFISGNNLFLLTKYSGVDPEVSQGLSIGNSAPGIDIRNTYYKTRVFTAGVNLTF